Below is a window of Enterobacter kobei DNA.
GTTGATCGGGGTTTACCTGGGGCAGTTTGCCGTGACCTCAACGCTGTGGTTCTTCCTGACCTGGTTCCCCAACTACCTGACCCAGGAGAAAGGCATCACCGCGCTGAAGGCAGGGTTTATGACTACCGTACCCTTCCTGGCGGCCTTCTTTGGCGTACTGCTTTCCGGCTGGCTGGCGGATAAGCTGGTGAAAAAAGGCTTCTCGCTGGGTGTGGCACGCAAGACGCCGATTATCTGCGGTTTACTGATCTCTACCTGCATCATGGGCGCGAACTACACGAATGATCCGGTTTGGATCATGACGCTGATGGCCATCGCGTTCTTCGGCAATGGCTTTGCGTCTATCACCTGGTCGCTGGTCTCTTCCCTTGCGCCGATGCGTCTGATAGGCCTGACCGGCGGGGTGTTTAACTTTGTCGGCGGGCTGGGCGGTATCACCGTGCCGCTGGTGATCGGCTACCTTGCTCAGGGGTACGGTTTCGCGCCAGCGCTGGTTTACATTTCCGCCGTGGCCCTGGTCGGCGCGCTGTCTTACATCCTGCTGGTGGGGGATGTGAAGCGCGTCGGTTAATGCTCGTTTACCAGCCCGCCCGACATTGTGGCGGGCTGCGTATGCGGATTGAGCGGGATATGCGCCACCTTGCTTTGCATTATCCACTTTCTTAATGCCGGTGCGGTTAAACACCGGCTTTTCAGTATCTTGCCGTAAAGTTTGACGCGTAATTTTCGCGTTGCCCGCCAGTATGCCTGGTTCGCCTGCGTGGTCTTTTGTGCCAGCACATCATGCAGGATCTCCGCGCTGTCCAGCGCATAGCTAATGCCCTCCAGCGAACTGGCGCTGATAAACCCCGCGGCTTCGCCGATCAAAAACGCATTCTCTTTGCCGCCGACAAAATCCGCCCAGCGCGACGGGAAGAGTACGGTGCATTTCTCGCTTTTCACCGGCGCGCTGAACTGAAAATCGAATACGCTCATTTTCTCTTTCAACGTCTCATAGCGCGCCTGCCCCTCTTTCATCGGGTACGCACCGCCAAAAATAAAATAGCCGTCTTTGCTGATGCTCCAGGAATAGCAGTCAGTGATGCGGTTATCAAAAATGCAGGAGTAAAACGGCACCGGGTGCTGCTCCGTAAACCATTGCTGGATGGCGACATATTTACGGATCTGATGATCGGGATAAAGATGGCGGCGCACCAGGGAGTTCGCGCCGTCAGCTCCCACCAGATAGCGGGCAGTGATCTGCTGCTCCCGGCCGTCGGCCATGAACATGACCTGCCAGCTATCGCCGGTGCGGCAGATTTTCCGGCACAGGCTGTCATGGTGGACCACTACATCATCGGGGATAAGGGATTTCATCCATAAATCAAAAGCATGGCGATTGA
It encodes the following:
- the cbrA gene encoding colicin M resistance lipid reductase CbrA, which translates into the protein MEHFDVAIIGLGPAGSALARQLSGKMRVIALDKKQQHGSDGFNKPCGGLLAPDAQRSFIRAGITLPVSVIANPQIFSVKTVDVTAALTRNYQRSYININRHAFDLWMKSLIPDDVVVHHDSLCRKICRTGDSWQVMFMADGREQQITARYLVGADGANSLVRRHLYPDHQIRKYVAIQQWFTEQHPVPFYSCIFDNRITDCYSWSISKDGYFIFGGAYPMKEGQARYETLKEKMSVFDFQFSAPVKSEKCTVLFPSRWADFVGGKENAFLIGEAAGFISASSLEGISYALDSAEILHDVLAQKTTQANQAYWRATRKLRVKLYGKILKSRCLTAPALRKWIMQSKVAHIPLNPHTQPATMSGGLVNEH